A segment of the Lentisphaerota bacterium genome:
CCACTCCGGCGCATCCCGGATACACACGAGATTATGGCGACATCCACACAACACCACTACGACGAAAGCAAGATCAAGACCCTTTCGTCCGTCGAGCACATCCGACTCCGCACCGGCATGTACATCGGCCGGACCGGCGACGGTTCGCAGTATGAAGACGGCATCTACATCCTGCTGAAGGAGGTGCTCGACAACGCCGTCGACGAGTTCATCATGGGCTCTGGCAAACGGGTTGATATTTCCATTAACCCCACCACCGGCGCCTGCTCGGTCCGCGACTACGGCCGGGGCATCCCCTTGGGAAAAATCGTCGCCTGCGTCTCCGAGATTAACACCGGCGGCAAGTTCAACAGCGACTCCTTCCAATTCTCTGTCGGCATGAACGGCGTCGGCACCAAGGCGGTCAATGCCCTTTCCTCCCACTTTCTCGTCCGCGCCTACCGTGACGGCGAGATGGCCGATGCGACCTTCGCTTACGGCAAGCTGGTCTCGGAGAAGAAGGGCAAGACCGACGAGCGCAACGGCACCCTCGTGCAGTTCACGCCCGACGGCGACATCTTCAAGAAATTCCAGTTCCGCGACGAGCACGTCTCGCGCCGCCTGCGGATGTACGCCTACCTCAACGCCGGGCTGAGCCTCCTCTGCAACGGCAACACGTTCCGCTCCGAGAACGGGCTGCTCGACCTGATCCACGACGAGGCCCAGTTCGAGAAGCTTTACCAGCCTTTTCATTACCGCTCCAAGACGCTGGAGCTGTCCTTCACCCACACCAACCGCCTCGGCGAGGATTACTATTCATTCGTCAACGGCCAATACACCAACGACGGCGGGGTTCACCTCTCGGCCTTCAAGGAGGGGTTGCTCAAGGCGGTCAACGAGTTCGGGAAGAAGAAATTCGACGGCGACGAGGTGCGCGAGGGGGTCATCGGCGCGATCGCCATCCGCCTCAAGGATCCGATTTTTGAGTCCCAGACCAAGAACAAGCTCGGCAATCAGGAGATCCGCTCGGATCTGGTCGCCGAAATCAAGCGCGTCATCGAGGAGATGTTCCACCGCGACCCGGTCCATGCACAGAAGCTCATCGGCAAGATCGAGGAGACCGCCAAGCTCCGCGCCGAGCTGAATTCGGTGCGCAAGCTGGCCCGTGAGCGCTCCAAGTCGGTCTCCGTCCGCGTGCCGCAGCTCAAAGACTGCAAGCAGCACCTGCACGCGGCCAAGGGCACCGGCCTCGACACCATGCTCTTCATCACCGAGGGCGACTCCGCCGCAGGTTCGCTGGTCTCCTGCCGGGATGTCTCGGTTCAGGCGATCTTCACCCTCAAGGGCAAGCCGCTCAACACCTGCGGCCGCAAGCGCGAAGAGCTGTACAAGAATGTCGAGCTGTACAATCTGATGCAGAGTCTCGACATCGAGCAGTCGGTCGACAACCTCCGTTACCAGAAGGTGATTCTCGCCACCGACGCCGACGTCGACGGCCTCCACATCCGCAACCTGATGATCACCTTCTTTCTCCGCTTCTTCGACCGCCTGCTCCGCGAAGGCCACCTCTACATCCTCGAGACCCCGCTGTTCCGGGTGCGGAACAAGAAGGTCACCCACTACTGCTACTCCGATGAGGATCGCCTCGCCGCGATCGCCGAGCTGGGCAAGTCGGCGGAGATCACCCGCTTCAAAGGCCTCGGCGAGATCTCGCCCAAGGAGTTCCACGCCTTCATCGGCCCGGAGATGCGCCTGACCCCCGTTGACGCCACGCAGGACTACGGTTTGGGCGAGACACTCGAATTTTACATGGGCGACAACACCTCCGAACGTCGTCAGTATATCATGGACAATCTGGTGATTCCCGACGAGGTTTGAACAACGTCATGCGCCGACCCCCCAGCAAAAAAAGCCCCGATTCCGCCCCCAACGGCGAAAACGCGCCTCCCGTCCAGGTGACCGAGGACTTCCTGTTCGATCTCGACGCTCCCCCCCTGCCCGCCGCCGTGGCGGAGACGAAGGCCGACGGCGAACCCGCCACTGCGGAGCGGGATGAAAGCGGCGCCGAGACCCATCTCCCCGATGCCACGCGCGACACTCCGCCCGACGCCGATCCGCTCTTCCCCCAGGCAGACGGCCCCCTCCCCAAGAGCAACGTCCCCCCCAACAGCCGCGGACCCCTTTCGCGCCTGATGGATGTCAATTTCATCCAGTTCGCCTCCTACACCATCTGCTCCCGCGCCATCCCGACCATCGAGGATGGTCTCAAGCCGGTGCAGCGCCGGATCCTCCATTCGTTGTGGGAGCTCGACGACGGCCGCTTCATCAAGGTTGCCAACGTCGTCGGCAACACGATGAAGTACCACCCGCACGGGGATGCCTCGATCGGCGACGCCCTCGTCAACCTCGTCAACAAGCGCTACCTGATCGAGGGGCAGGGCAATTACGGCAACATCCACACCGGCGACTCCGCCGCCGCCCCGCGTTACATCGAGTGCCGCCTCACCGAGCTGGCCCGCCACGAGGTGTTCAACCCCAAGACCACCCAATACGTCGCCTCGTACGACGGCCGCAACCAGGAGCCGGTGCTCCTGCCTTCCAAGATTCCCCTCCTGCTCATGCTCGGCGCCGAGGGAATCGCGGTGGGACTCTCCACGACGATCCTGCCGCACAACTTCATCGAACTGCTCGAGGCGCAGATCGCCATCATCCAGAAGAAACCATTTCAGGTGCTCCCCGACTTCTACACCGCCGGCGTGATGGACGTTTCGGATTATCGGGACGGCCTCGGCCGGATCAAGCTCCGCTCGCGCATCGAGCACCGCGGCAACAACCGGCTCGTCATCCGAGACCTGCCATTCGGACAGACCACCGAATCGCTCATCAAGACCATCGAGGATGCGATCAAGAAGAAGAAGGTCCCGGTGCGGCAGATCAACGACTTCACAGCCGAGCATGTCGAGATCGAGATCGTCCTCACCGTCGGCGCCGCGCAGGATGCGGCGGTCAAAGCCCTCTACGCCTTCACCGCGTGCGAGACGGCCGTCACCTCCCGCATGGTCGTCCTGCACGGCGGCCGGCCACGCGAAACGACCGTCTCCGAAGTCCTCCGCCTCAACACCCAGCAGCTTCTCGACCTGCTGCAGCGGGAGCTGGAGATCCGGCGCGACGAGCTGCACGAGGATTTCCACAACCGCACGCTCGAACGGATTTTCATCGAGGAGCGGATTTACAAGCGCATCGAAGAGATGCCGACCTACGAACAGGTCCTTCAGGCCGTTCTCAGCGGCCTCAAGCCGTTTCGCAAGGAGCTGCGCCGGGACATCACCCCGGAGGACGTCGAACGGCTGCTGCAAATCCGGATCAGGCGCATCTCGCTCTTTGACATCAACAAGAACCGCGAGGACATCGCCACCATCCTGAAGGAACTCGCCGAAGTCGAGGGCAGCCTCAAGTCGCTCAAGGCCCATGCCGTCAAATACCTCAAGGCCCTGATCAAGCAGTACAAGGCGCATTATCCGCGGCTGACGGCGGTCGCCACCTTCGGTCAGATCGAGCTGCGCGAGCTCACCGCCCGCGAGCTGACCCTCAAGATCGACCGCGAGAACGGCTACATCGGCACCGAGATCAAGACCGGCGAGCCGCTCTTCGAATGCTCGTCGCTCGACAAGATCATGCTCGTCTGGAACGACGGCCGGTACCGCATGATGCCCCCGCCGGACAAGTTCTTCATTGATCAGAACATGATCTATTGCGCCATCTTTGATCGGGACCGGGAGATGACCTGCGTCTACACCGAGCCGCACTTTGACATCTCCTACATCAAGCGCTTCACCTTCGGCGGCGCGATCCAGAACAAGGACTACCGCCTGGCGCCTGAGAAGAGCGCCGTGCAGCTTCTGGAAGAGGGGACGCCCGAGACGATCTACCTCAAATACAAGCCCTCCAAGGGGCAGAAGATCCACCAGCAGGTGTTCACCCCGTCCGAGGCGCTGCTCAAGGGCGTGTCGGCCAAGGGCCAGCGGATGACCACCAAGGGGATTGCCAAGATCGCCTCGGCCAAGCCGCGCTGGTGGGAAGACGGAGACGCCTCGCCCAAAGGCGTGCTGCTGTAACGGGGGTCGTTAGGGAGCGCTCGCTGGGGTTGGACCTGAATGGCGCTACGTTAAGCGATGCTTCCGATCATAATCGTAATCGTAATCGTAATCCGTTCGCCACCAAAAGATTAAGATTAAGATGGCAATAGCCCCTTAACTTAGCGGCATTCGGGACGGGCCTTCAGGGCTTTCAGTTAGGGAATCCCCGTGACGACCGGCTGCGTGTCGGTCCCCGCAGCCTGTGACGGGACGGTTGCTGCCGGGGAATGTTCACGGATAAAAACCTGCGGATCCACCCAACCGTGCGGCTCCTCGTTCCATATTTTCGACGGATAGTAGCCCGCAACCCATCGCGCCGTGCCAAACTCACCCGTGCGCATGCCGAAATGAAGGTGCGACCAGTAACCCCCGTTCTCCCAGGTACAACTGCGCCCCAACGCTCCGAGACGCTGCCCCTTGCGCACCACCTCGCCGGGTTTGACCGTCAGCGCTGGCGATAGGTGCCCATACAACGAACAGATCCAGGAGTCATCCGGCAGGCGATGCTCAAGAATCACGATATGTCCCCAAGTCTGGTTGTAGAGGGCACGCCGTACCACGCCATCGGCCACCGCCACAACCGTCAGGTTATCCCGCAGCCAGGCCACGTCGTACCCCGTATGAATGGTGTTGGAAAAGGCGCCGCCGCCCCCTCCCATCTTGAGACCGAAGCTCTTGCTCCCCGGCTCGAAGAAATCCCGCAAGGGCGGCATGAACGCGCGGGCAACCGGAACGTTCCCGGTGCGCTCCGCGTCACCCATCTCCTCCGTTCGCGTGAACCCGAACAGCACCGCTGCCAGAGTCGCACGACGCAGTTTCTCCTGGATAGCTTCGGTCTCTGGCTCCCGGCCTCTAAATATCCGCATCGGCTCGAAGGCATCCCGGGTTCGGTAGAAAGCGGCAGCGGCCTCCACACATCCGGGCGCCGCCGGGTTCGTCACAAGCGCCAGCGCCTCGGCGTAGGTCCGGGGCGGCTGGACGGCCGCTGGGGACGTCGAGGAACCGTTCCGATCCGGGCCCGTATGCCCACCCCCCTGCTTCTCGCGCCGTTCAATGATCGATTCCGCATCCGTGATCGCCGCCTGGGTAAACGGATCCGGCTCCACCGCAGCCGTCGCCCGAAGAACAGGAATCTCCTCCCCCGTTCCATGCCAGATCAGGTATTCAGCCGCCGCTTCACGAACGGTCGGGTCATCGTCCGCCAAGCGCGCCGCCACCTGTGCACGGATGGCAGGAAGCGTCGCGTTCTGGTGAATCAGGGCTATCACACCCGTGCGGCGCACAGCCGGATTCGTGCTCTCCAGCAAGGCGACCGTGTTGGACGTTAGACCGGAGAAATGGTACCGGGGCAGACGGGGTTCCAGCGCAACAAAATAGGCGGGATTCGTCACCGCCGCCATCATGCGATTCAGATCAGGACGTTGATCCTCCTGCTTCTTGAAGCGTTGGACACTCTCCGCAGGGGGCGCTGCAATCGATGCGCAAACGCACCCCAGCGGCAAAAGCAGAAGAAGCCAGCTCCGTCGGCGCCCGCTGGGGTCACCCATCACAGCGTGGGAGGCAACAGGGATGGGCGCTACGTTAACCGTCGTTTTCGATTTCACAAGGGGTTCATCTTAGCGCCATTCGAGTCCACGGGCAATAGGTTTCTGCAGGTTTCTGCGCAGGACTTGACATCGTTAGCCCGATTCCGCTACATTTCTACGACAAAAGGGCTCCTTCAGACCGGTTTCAGCGAGCGGGTGCCTGTGCAGCCTGAAAAGCGATTGCTTGTTAATTCGCCATGCTCGACAGGCCTTGCGTTCCCTGAATCCGCTGGCTATATTGAGCGTTCCGCTCGTTGGATTGATTTACGCAGCCAACATTCTTTCTTTCTTCTGGCTCGACTATCTATATGGTCTTGCGATCGGTCTTTGGCTGCCGTCGCTGATTTTCTGAAGCCGACCAGGGACTGGCCAGGGACTGGCCGGAATGCCGCTAAGTTAAGGGGCTATTGCCATCTTAATCTTAATCTTAATCTTTTGGTGGAGGACGGATTACGATTAAGATTAAGATTATGATTATGATTATGATCGGAAGTATCGCTTAACTTAGCGCCATTCAGGCCCGTCCCTGAAAACCCAATGCTGTAACGGAACGGAGTGCTCTCTGTTACTTCTCCACGATGTACCGCGGATAGGTTTGCCAGCGCGGCGGGGCCTTGGCCGTGCGGCCGCACAAGCCCGGCGCGAGTTGGAACCAGTACCGGGATCCGGTGCCGTCGTCGTCATCCAGAACAACGACGTTGAACCCGAACGATTCGCCCGGTTTCACGCCAAGATCAGCCAACGGCAGACGCAGTTCGTAGCGGGTGACCTTGGCCGGTTCGTCGCGCACCACGGCGCAGGCGGCGGTTTTCGAGAGTGTGTCGCCACGGCCTTCAAACGGATGGAAGGCCGCGCCGTTCGTGGTGAGCGCCACGCCGAGATTCCAGTGGACATTGGAGGAGAGGACGATGCCCAGTTGCAGCGCGTCGCCATTCCAGATCTTGCCGCCGGTTTGCCGGTTGAAAGGCGTGTCGTCTGTCACCTCGGCCGCTACGCAGAGGGCGTCGCCATCCACGCCCCACCACGCCTTGACGCTCAGGTCTTCCGGTCCCTGCCACGGCGCCTGGCGTCCGGTTGGACGGCGGCGGTCCTCCGGGACGATCTGGAACAGGCTGCTGCGCGTCAGCGTCGGTTTGCCGGCCCACTCGCCCAGCACGCCGTCCACGGTGACGGCCTGCGCCAGGCGCAGCATGAGACGGTCGACCGTCACGGCAACCGGGCTCCCGGCCGCGCTTCCCGTGGTGGCGTCGGGCGCCGTGCGCGCGCCGCGCCAGCCGTTCGCTTCCGAGCGTGATTCCCGGCTGAAGGAGGCCTCCCGTTCCTTGAACACCGCGCGGCTGCGATCCGAGGCGCGCAGCGGCGCGGGCAAGTCGCCGAAGAACCCGCCGCGATAACCGGTGCCTCTGGCGAGGTCGGCACCGGATATCGCCGGCCAGTCGGCGGGAACAGTCAGCGTCCCAGATCCGTGCGAGCCGCCGAACGAGCGCCCTCTGGCGTTGCCGACCGTGACCACCTGTTCGCGCACGTTGCCGCTCAAGTCGAGGATGCCCCAGTAGGAGGCGCCCGCAGCGACGCGCCCGCTATCCGGCGTCGCAAAGACTCCCGCCCGCATCGGGCTGCCGGGTATCGCGCTCACGCCGCCGCGCGTCGGGCCGCCGAAATAGGCCGGCAGGGTCAGATCGTAATTGGCGTTGCCGATGTCCGGCGCGTCATTGCCCGCCATCCGCTCGTCGGACGCTCCCTCGCGGCTCGCGGTGTATTCTGTCCGGGCGATAGCGACGGTGCCCCAGGCAAATGCGTGCGTCACCGGCAGGCGCGGTCCGCGGCAGGCTTTTTCGTACTCCAGTTCGGTCATCGGCCGCAATCCCGCCCAGGCTGCGTACAGGGCGCTATCCCACCACGCAAGCAGGTTGCAGGCCTGCCAGGGTTTGGCCGCCTTGAAATCCGGCCAGACCCCCGACAGGGCGTAACGCCCGGCGGCCGTGTATGTGGCGCCTGCGTGCGAACTGTCGCCGCCCGAGGTGCGCGCGAAAGCGGCGCTCGACATGGTGTTCAAGAACGCCGTGAACTGTCCCCGCGTCACCTCATACCGCATGCAGTAGAAAGGCTCGTAGCCGGTCGGGTAACCGTTAACGATCGCGCCCTCGGGGCCGATGGCGTCCCGGCCAAATTCGCTGATGCCCCAGAGGCGACCGGGCTGGCCGCCGATGCGCCGGGCGTTGGTGCCTTCCGCCACCGGGCCGCTCCAGGTTTCGTCGACCGTGAAGGGGATCGTGGCGCCGTCGGTCCACGAGCCGTCCGTGAAGCAACCGGGCTCGGTTCCGCCCGAACCGACTTGGAACGCGCCGCGCGGAACATAGACCATCTCAATGGCGAAGACCTTGAGGTCGGCGGCGGCGGGGTTGGTGACGCCATCAGCGCCGTGGAGCCAGAGCAGGCTCACGTCCTTGAGCGCGAGCGGTCCGTGCCCGGCATCGGCGCGGTAGATGAACACGCCCATGCCTGTGGCGCCGGTCAGGCCGACATCCAGCGCCGCCTCCTTGGGCACGGTGTGCCGGGCGCGTTCCGGCGCAAGCGTCGCATGAAAGTAGCCCTCTTGCTCCCGGCCCGGAAGCCGGTATTTGGCAAACACCCAAGCCGCGCTCCAGCTCTCGACGGGCAGGTCGCTGCCGGTGACGTTCTGCGCAGCCGGCTCCGTCCACCGGGCCCGCCAGGTGTGGCCACAGGCGAGATCGAAGCGCACCGCGCTTTCCCCTGCTGCGGGGACTGGGGCCAGGCGGATGTTGTCGATCCGGACCTGGTTGGTCTCGGCGGGGCCGCCCTGAAACCGCGCGGCTGCGGCGGGATCCTCGGCGACGGGTGGCGGTGCGACGGCAACGGTCTCCTGCCGCGGCGGCGCTTCGTCAATGGCCTCCGCATACGCGATGAAGGCATCCAGCGACCACGTCCAATAGAGAAAAGCCTTGCGGGCCGCTGTGTCGCCGGTCCGCTCGATCGCCTCGAGCGCCTGGTCGCGCAGCGCTTTCATCCGGGCCACGACATCCGGCGGCCAGATTTCCCGGAACAGTTTCGGGGGGACGCGCTGTTCGGCGAGCCGCAACGGGCGCGAGAGGACGGTCTTCTGCCAACGGTCGCACTCCAGCCTCAGGAGTTCGCGGGCGCTTGCGGCACCCGCGCCAAAGAGCCGCCGGCACAGCTCGTCCAGCGTCGCCTCCACGTCCAGGTCGGGATTCCACAGCGCGCGGTTCCAGACGTAGTAGGTCGGGGCGGCGGTAACGAAGCACGCCGCGCCGTACGAGAGCACCAGACCGCCATCCAGCCGGTTTCGGTTTGATTGATAGAACTCCTGGACCCGATGGGGGAACTGGACCGGTCCGAGCGTCCAGTCGCCTGGACCGGCAAAATCAATCCACATGGACACAGGCCGTCCTGACTTCGCGGCCCAGGCGCGCAGGAGGCCTTCCTGCTCCTGGCTGATCGCCGGCTGATGCATCAGCCCCATCGTGCCCAAGTCGAGGGAGTTGATGACGAGGTTGTCCGGAAACGTCATCTCCTCGGGACAGCTCGGGATTCCCCAAGGCACGTAGATCACCTTCTTGTCGGGCCAGCGCTGTTTGACGATCTCGCACAATCGCCTCACAAAATCGCCCATCAGCAGCGCATCGCCACCCGTCTCGGACTTCTGCCGGCAGCCCGGGCAGCGACAGGCCGAGACGAGGGAGTTGTTGCCCAGATCCATGGAGGGCCAGAGGGTGACGCTGGTGCGCGTGATGCCCCCGATAAATGTGCCTTTGCCTCCCCTGTCCCACGCCCGTTCCAGATTCTCGACATAGCAGGCGATCAGCTCCGGCGCGCTGTAGCAGAACGTGCCGTAGTTCCGGCTGCCATCCTCACGGACCGCAAACAGGGCCGCATTGGTGTTCAGCGTGTTGTTCATGAACTCGAAAATACGCGCGCCCTGTTGCACGGCCTCATACGGCCAGCAGTTGGCCTGGCGCATCAACGTGAAATGATCACCCATCCAGAGCGTCTCCGAGCCCTCGGCGCCAGCGCCGGGGGCCATCGGGAGGATCTGCTCGTCGGACGAGCGCGCCTGCAGCCAATACCAGTCCTGGTACATTCTGCGATAGGAGAAGACCGGCTGATCCCGGTAGCAGACAGGGGGAATGACCAGAGAAGCGGCCTGCCGAATCGAGCGCCCGCCGTACGGCGTCGGCCAGTACCAGCGGACCCCGACGAACCGCTCCAGAAAGTCCGCCACGGCCCAGGCCGTGCCCTCGCCTCGCTGCGTACTGCCCACGAGGTAGACGCGGTTGGGGGCGGTCTTGACGACAAAACCTTCGGGCGGCAATTGCGCCGCATCGATGCCCGCCGCGCGCGATTCCTCGCCGTCGCCGATCACGATGGCGGGCTGGTCGGCAGCCGGGGGGTCGTTGACCAGCTCGAGCGTCGCACCGGTGCTGAGGCGGATCGTCTCCACCAGATTGTTGAGCAGTTGCTTGAAGACCGGGGGGTGGTCTCCCGACCGCTTCGCCACAAAGGGGGCTCGTGCCTTGGGATCAACCACATAGACCACAGCCCGCGCAACCCCGTCGCGCACGAGATCGACCGGCGCATGCGCGCGAGCCTCCATCCACGTCACGGGCGGCAGATCGCGCGGTTTGAGATCCCCTTCGGCCGCCGCCTGAAGCGCCATCGCAGCTATCCAAACGGCACCCACAACGCGTTCTCTCATGGTCAGCCTCCTGATGATATCGCGTGCTGTCTCGACGATTACTATACACGAGAAAAGCGGAAGAGAAAAGCTGAAAACGGAAAGCTGAAAGGCGGATCAGGAAATGCGCGAAGCGGGTGTGTGGGTGGGTGAGTGTGTGAGTGTGGGGGTGGGTCGGGGTCGGGGTCGGTATCGGGGTCACAATTCTAGGTTTTTCTGTCGATAGCCATCTTAATCCTAATCTTAATCTTTTGGTGGAGAACGGATTACGATTAGGATTATGATCGGAAGCATCGCTTAACTTAGCGTCATTCAAGTCCCCTATGGGACCCCTTATGTACCTCTTGACGCTCCGACAGAAAGCGTGGGCCATGCACCGCGGACCGTTCCCCCGTGAAAACGAATCGTATCCTCTGTCAGCGCATCCTTCAGCACGTCCGGCGACCCGCTGAACAGCTTGCCGCCCCGAAGCAGTACGCATTGTCCCACATGATCTTCGGGCAGAATGGCCGTGATATCGGTTGCCTCCTGCAACATATTCCGCCAGGTCCGGCCCAGTTCAGCCAGGTCAGGCGCGCCGCCTGCAAAGGCCAGTGTCTCATAGTCCATCCGAGTGTAATGCGCCGTGCGGCTGGCCTGTGCCAGAATGAACTGGGGACTCAACCCCGGATCCTTTCCGCAAGCCGCCCAAACCAGGCATCCAAATGACTGAAGGCGGGAATGGCAGTGAATGATGTCAACCCAATCCCGGACTTCGGCCCGGCCGATCAAGGCCAGTACTTTGTTGGTTGCCAGATCGAACGGGTGCAAGGCGAGCCCAAAATCGGGATGCTCGACGAGCGGGAAGAAGCGAAAGGCGCTGTCATGCACCCACTGCAGAATAACGCCATCGGCACCCCTGAACACCTCGGCTTCCACAAACGTCGGGAACTCGCGAAGCGGTCGCACGTCGTATCCCGCCTGGACAAGCTTCTTTCTGTCCGATTCCCAGGAGGCGAGCACCGCTTCACGGGTGTCGTGAAACAAGTCGACATCATGCGAAACGCGGGCGGACACGAGTATTTCATTGAGGGCCGCGCCGCCAGCCACATAGCGCTCGCCCTGCGCGACGCGCTCCGCAGCCAAAATGCGACACACGGTTTTTTGGAACTCGGTTAGAGACATCTCATCAGCTTTCGAGCAAGGACATAGGTGGCTCGGTCGCCGTTCTGCGCCAGCATGTTCAGGCACCGGGCGAACTCGTCTCGGGTGTGTGGCGTGAAATCGTCACGCAGAAACCATCCGCAGCGCAAGCGATTCCGATCCCACAAGGCCAGCGTCTCTCTCCGAGCATCTGCGGGAGAGGGTGCCGGACAGGCATGGACTTTATGGCTCATGACGCCATAAGAGTAGCCGAATCCCATCTCAATAGCAAGACTGGCGGAACAGCAAAACCCCTCCGGGGTGGTTGCAAGAGAGAAGTCAGAAGACTGAGGGAATGCCACAGGAAACGCGCGAAGCGGGTGGGTGGGTGAGAGAGTGTGTGTGGGTGTGGGGGTGTGTGTGGGGGTCGGTATCGGGGTCGAATTTCCGGCTATTCCCGTCGATAGCGATTTCGATCCCGATTTCGACTTCGATGTTCGGCAGGAGAGAAGAAGGAGAGATTCGCGTGTACGAGTAGGTGTAAGAGTACGGGAACGCGACTCGGCCGAAGGGTCTCGTACTCGTACACATACTCGTACACTCAGATCTCTTGAGCCGCGAAAGATCGCACAGAACACAAAGAAATACGGCCTTTGCTGGCTTTTCTCGCTTTGTGATCTCTCGCGGCAAGTATCTCAACTGCTCTTATCAGGGAGCCTCTTGCAAACACCCCGGAGGGGTTTTGCAAGAGCCTCATAAGCCAAAGGGCGGGCCAGGCTCGCGCCCGACCCGCCCCCCGTGTCGTCAGTCTCTAAACTCTAACCTCTGACGTTCGACCTCTTAACTGCACACTGCACACTTCTCTAACCCCTCTATCGCATCAAAATGAGTGTTCCGCGTGGCACAGGAATCCCAGAACCGGACCGGATTGACCAATTACTACCTTCAGTAAAAACCTGATCGCCCTCCGACATCAAGGGGATTTTTTCGGGACCACGCTTGACAAATCCCATCCTCTTCTGCCACACTTTCACCGTTAAAAGGGTTGTTTTCATGCCGGGTTCACAGGGCGCTTGCCCGTCTGGCATGAAGCGCCTTTTCCATTCACGAGCAGTGGCCGTGAGGGCCACAGGAGTCAGGCATATGGCAAAATCACAGGACGCACATAAAGAAGCTAAAAAAAAGCCGACCAAGACCCTCAAGGAAAAGAAAGCCGCCAAGATCGAGAAAAAGCGCCTGATGGGATTGTCACAAGGAACCTGACACACCGCGTGAACCGATCCGTCGCCCGCTAGGCGCTTAGGCGCGAACGCCATCGCTCTGTCATCACCTATGCGCCACGTCCCCGCCGCCCCGAATGGCTAAGTTAAGGGGCTATTGCCATCTTAATCGTAATCCTAATCTTGATCTTAATCTCTTGGTGGAGAACGGATTACGATTACGATTAGGATTATGATCGGAAGCATCGCTTAACTTAGCGCCATTCCCCGGATTACAACTCTGAATACTGATTTCTGGCTTCTAAATACTGCGCTTGTAGAACCGACGAAGGAGGTTTTGCAAGCGCCTCCGCCTATTATCGGTTCCGGATTGATTTCGGCGTGTGAGCGCCGACGCTAGCCCAAAAACGGTTTCTTATCACGATGAGCACAGGATACAGAGAACGCCGCCGCCCGTTTGAAACCGCCGCATTCCGAGTCGCGCTGGCCCTCATTCCCCGGCTTCCGCGCCGCGCCGTGCTCGGCCTCGCGTGGCTCAGCGGAACGCTCGGATGCCGCTTGGACCGGAAGGGATGGCGGATCGGTCGCGCGAACCTCGATATTGCGTTTGGCGGCACCAAGACGACAGCGGAGAAGCATGCGATTCTGCGAGCGGCCTACATCACGATGACGCGGACGTTTCTCGACGTGATCTGGTTTGGAACCCGCGCGCCAGAACGGCTGACGCGCTATGTCGCTATCGACGACAGCGCGCAGCCGATTTTCCGGGAAAAAAACCAGATCTGCATCGGCGCTCACT
Coding sequences within it:
- a CDS encoding DUF4838 domain-containing protein translates to MRERVVGAVWIAAMALQAAAEGDLKPRDLPPVTWMEARAHAPVDLVRDGVARAVVYVVDPKARAPFVAKRSGDHPPVFKQLLNNLVETIRLSTGATLELVNDPPAADQPAIVIGDGEESRAAGIDAAQLPPEGFVVKTAPNRVYLVGSTQRGEGTAWAVADFLERFVGVRWYWPTPYGGRSIRQAASLVIPPVCYRDQPVFSYRRMYQDWYWLQARSSDEQILPMAPGAGAEGSETLWMGDHFTLMRQANCWPYEAVQQGARIFEFMNNTLNTNAALFAVREDGSRNYGTFCYSAPELIACYVENLERAWDRGGKGTFIGGITRTSVTLWPSMDLGNNSLVSACRCPGCRQKSETGGDALLMGDFVRRLCEIVKQRWPDKKVIYVPWGIPSCPEEMTFPDNLVINSLDLGTMGLMHQPAISQEQEGLLRAWAAKSGRPVSMWIDFAGPGDWTLGPVQFPHRVQEFYQSNRNRLDGGLVLSYGAACFVTAAPTYYVWNRALWNPDLDVEATLDELCRRLFGAGAASARELLRLECDRWQKTVLSRPLRLAEQRVPPKLFREIWPPDVVARMKALRDQALEAIERTGDTAARKAFLYWTWSLDAFIAYAEAIDEAPPRQETVAVAPPPVAEDPAAAARFQGGPAETNQVRIDNIRLAPVPAAGESAVRFDLACGHTWRARWTEPAAQNVTGSDLPVESWSAAWVFAKYRLPGREQEGYFHATLAPERARHTVPKEAALDVGLTGATGMGVFIYRADAGHGPLALKDVSLLWLHGADGVTNPAAADLKVFAIEMVYVPRGAFQVGSGGTEPGCFTDGSWTDGATIPFTVDETWSGPVAEGTNARRIGGQPGRLWGISEFGRDAIGPEGAIVNGYPTGYEPFYCMRYEVTRGQFTAFLNTMSSAAFARTSGGDSSHAGATYTAAGRYALSGVWPDFKAAKPWQACNLLAWWDSALYAAWAGLRPMTELEYEKACRGPRLPVTHAFAWGTVAIARTEYTASREGASDERMAGNDAPDIGNANYDLTLPAYFGGPTRGGVSAIPGSPMRAGVFATPDSGRVAAGASYWGILDLSGNVREQVVTVGNARGRSFGGSHGSGTLTVPADWPAISGADLARGTGYRGGFFGDLPAPLRASDRSRAVFKEREASFSRESRSEANGWRGARTAPDATTGSAAGSPVAVTVDRLMLRLAQAVTVDGVLGEWAGKPTLTRSSLFQIVPEDRRRPTGRQAPWQGPEDLSVKAWWGVDGDALCVAAEVTDDTPFNRQTGGKIWNGDALQLGIVLSSNVHWNLGVALTTNGAAFHPFEGRGDTLSKTAACAVVRDEPAKVTRYELRLPLADLGVKPGESFGFNVVVLDDDDGTGSRYWFQLAPGLCGRTAKAPPRWQTYPRYIVEK